Proteins encoded within one genomic window of Chlorobaculum sp. MV4-Y:
- the chlG gene encoding chlorophyll synthase ChlG, giving the protein MSRRKPFVQGRRAPEPLSSIALFVRFLKPVTWIPVVWSFICGAIASGAFGWQQLGEIKFWLAVLLTGPLATGTCQMLNDYFDRDLDEINEPNRPIPGGAISLRSATLLIALWSMLSVVVGWLVHPLIALYVVVGIINAHLYSANPIKLKKRLWAGNIIVAVSYLVIPWVAGEIAYRPDFSLHAITPSLIVATLYTIASTGTMTINDFKSIEGDRQVGIHTLPAVFGERKAALIAAMLIDLGQLMAAGYMFMIGEATYGWVTAALVVPQFFLQFSLVRSPRTMDVRYNAIAQNFLVAGMMVCAFAIKSVNP; this is encoded by the coding sequence ATGAGCAGGCGCAAGCCCTTCGTTCAGGGCCGCCGCGCGCCCGAGCCGCTTTCCAGCATCGCCCTCTTCGTGCGGTTCCTCAAGCCGGTCACCTGGATTCCGGTCGTCTGGAGCTTCATCTGCGGCGCAATCGCCAGCGGTGCTTTCGGCTGGCAGCAGCTCGGCGAAATCAAATTCTGGCTCGCCGTGCTGCTCACCGGCCCCCTGGCCACCGGCACCTGCCAGATGCTCAACGACTACTTCGACCGCGACCTTGACGAAATCAACGAGCCAAACCGCCCGATTCCCGGCGGCGCGATTTCGCTCCGGAGCGCCACGCTGCTCATCGCGCTCTGGTCGATGCTCTCGGTCGTCGTCGGCTGGCTGGTGCATCCGCTCATCGCACTCTACGTCGTCGTCGGCATCATCAACGCGCATCTGTACAGCGCCAACCCGATCAAGCTCAAAAAGCGGCTCTGGGCAGGCAACATCATCGTCGCGGTTTCGTACCTCGTCATCCCTTGGGTGGCGGGCGAAATCGCCTACCGTCCAGACTTCTCGCTGCACGCCATCACGCCGTCGCTCATCGTGGCCACGCTCTACACCATCGCCAGCACCGGCACCATGACCATCAACGACTTTAAGTCCATCGAGGGCGACCGGCAAGTCGGCATCCACACCCTTCCGGCAGTCTTCGGCGAACGCAAGGCGGCACTGATCGCGGCGATGCTGATCGACCTCGGCCAGCTCATGGCGGCGGGCTACATGTTCATGATCGGCGAAGCGACCTACGGATGGGTAACGGCGGCGCTCGTCGTACCGCAGTTTTTCCTGCAATTCAGCCTCGTGCGCTCGCCGCGAACGATGGACGTGCGCTACAACGCCATCGCCCAGAACTTCCTCGTTGCGGGCATGATGGTGTGCGCCTTCGCCATCAAATCGGTCAACCCGTGA
- a CDS encoding GNAT family N-acetyltransferase: MPVELLPLCADDMAEMAAIFNHYVEHSFATYTETPVSVERFGSLMSFSPGYPAFVARDSDGSMAGFGLLRPYSLIPAFDRAAELTCFLSKGNTGRGIGSAILQVLESGAAELGIETIVATVSSLNEESLRFHRARGFVEQGRLVGIGSRNGRKFDVVYLQKIL, translated from the coding sequence ATGCCGGTTGAATTGCTGCCGCTCTGTGCGGACGACATGGCGGAGATGGCCGCGATTTTCAATCACTACGTCGAGCACAGTTTCGCGACCTACACCGAAACGCCGGTCAGCGTCGAGCGCTTCGGGTCGCTCATGAGTTTCAGCCCCGGCTATCCCGCATTCGTGGCGCGTGATTCCGATGGCTCGATGGCGGGCTTCGGCCTGTTGCGCCCTTACAGCCTGATTCCGGCGTTTGACCGCGCTGCCGAGCTGACCTGTTTTCTCTCGAAAGGAAACACGGGCCGGGGGATTGGCTCAGCCATTCTGCAAGTGCTTGAATCCGGAGCGGCGGAGCTGGGCATTGAGACCATCGTGGCGACGGTCTCCTCGCTCAACGAAGAGAGTCTGCGCTTCCACCGCGCCCGAGGATTTGTCGAACAGGGACGGCTTGTCGGTATTGGATCGAGAAATGGTCGAAAGTTCGATGTCGTCTATCTCCAAAAAATACTTTGA
- a CDS encoding LysE family translocator has translation MIDLQTLLLFFPAALLLALSPGPDNLFVLAQSAQHGRPAGFAVTFGLCTGLVGHTLAVAFGLAAIVKASVLAFTVLKIAGALYLLWLAWQAWRAGGEVGESKTPALSGIELYRRGIVMNLTNPKVSLFFLAFLPQFADPRHGSMTTQFIELGALFILVTLIVFAGLSMVAGGLGERFRRSPAALRLVNRAAAMIFTGLAIKLAITER, from the coding sequence ATAATTGATCTTCAGACGCTGCTTCTCTTTTTCCCGGCGGCCCTGCTGCTGGCGCTTTCGCCGGGGCCGGACAACCTGTTCGTGCTTGCGCAATCCGCACAGCATGGCCGGCCTGCCGGTTTTGCCGTGACCTTTGGGCTTTGCACGGGTCTGGTCGGCCACACCCTCGCTGTGGCGTTCGGACTTGCGGCTATCGTCAAGGCGTCGGTGCTTGCCTTTACGGTGCTGAAGATCGCAGGGGCGCTCTATCTGCTCTGGCTCGCCTGGCAGGCATGGCGGGCAGGCGGTGAGGTCGGCGAGTCGAAGACGCCTGCCCTCAGCGGAATCGAACTTTATCGGCGGGGGATTGTGATGAATCTCACCAACCCGAAGGTTTCGCTCTTTTTCCTCGCCTTTCTTCCCCAGTTTGCCGATCCCCGCCACGGTTCGATGACCACGCAGTTCATCGAACTGGGTGCCCTCTTCATTCTTGTCACCCTGATCGTTTTCGCCGGATTGAGTATGGTTGCCGGTGGGCTCGGAGAGCGTTTCCGCCGTTCACCTGCCGCACTCAGACTGGTCAACCGCGCCGCTGCCATGATTTTTACCGGACTTGCCATAAAACTGGCCATAACCGAGCGCTAA
- a CDS encoding type II toxin-antitoxin system Phd/YefM family antitoxin — translation MSKIDLVSDIRPLSEFRANTAELITQVRKTGRPLVLTQHGKSAVVLLDVRHYQSMLSAFEQMHGLQSGAEVSIMTGGEKS, via the coding sequence ATGAGCAAGATTGATCTTGTTAGCGATATCAGACCACTTTCGGAGTTCAGGGCCAATACGGCGGAGCTGATTACGCAGGTCAGGAAAACCGGGCGTCCGCTGGTTCTTACCCAGCACGGCAAAAGCGCAGTGGTGTTACTTGATGTCCGTCATTACCAGTCGATGCTATCGGCTTTCGAGCAAATGCATGGCTTGCAAAGCGGCGCTGAAGTCTCAATCATGACCGGTGGCGAGAAGTCATGA
- a CDS encoding D-alanyl-D-alanine carboxypeptidase family protein produces the protein MFSLYPFYTNELVPICNVPARKGWCDCQHKNVQPMSAHILNSYDPRKRGAGGAMGRPHGRFPAKRKVLFVFLAFFVLTLIPLPVSAKRVPAPKGEEAVAAYIVKETGSSEFLKSKEVDTPRSPASLTKIMTCLLAIESGRMNDVVTIPLEATQVEPTKAGFQPGEQIRLRDLVKAAMVNSSNDAAFAIAIHLGGSLDAFVATMNARARALGMNHTFFTNPAGYDRGIYAGNRTTARDLMILTERAVRYPEFNAIAKLDRVTFNELSTGKIYSLHTHNKLLERYPYSVGIKTGYTSMAGPCLIARALRDGKDMLIIMLGARTDRWSLASTMFDQGFGIDAGPVQVAETAVKSPRKVAVAAPEDSHSNVIARRARALEALRLKVESRRDQSAVTEIRGMSMDIRPSGAASSVKARLEKRKACAAIKSRGKSSRADRIALKASKKASARKQQLAKAKERNLKNRVALKSAKKSESRKVALKSANKERHAIKMARKGAARRSTADAKSAKSRSGKEGLSLSEKADRSPNG, from the coding sequence GTGTTCTCTTTGTATCCTTTCTATACCAATGAGTTAGTGCCTATATGTAATGTGCCAGCCCGCAAGGGTTGGTGTGACTGCCAACACAAGAACGTACAGCCGATGTCAGCACATATCCTGAATTCCTATGATCCCCGGAAGCGGGGCGCAGGCGGCGCAATGGGCAGGCCGCATGGTCGTTTTCCCGCCAAAAGAAAAGTGCTTTTCGTATTCCTTGCCTTTTTTGTTCTCACGCTGATTCCGCTGCCGGTTTCGGCTAAAAGGGTACCGGCTCCAAAGGGTGAGGAGGCGGTTGCGGCCTATATCGTAAAGGAGACTGGCAGTTCGGAATTCCTGAAATCGAAAGAGGTCGATACACCGCGTTCGCCCGCGAGCCTGACCAAAATCATGACCTGTCTGTTGGCCATCGAAAGTGGCCGTATGAATGATGTGGTGACGATTCCTCTTGAGGCGACGCAGGTTGAGCCGACCAAGGCAGGTTTTCAGCCGGGAGAGCAGATCCGGCTGCGAGATTTGGTGAAAGCCGCCATGGTCAACTCGAGCAACGATGCCGCTTTTGCTATTGCCATTCACCTCGGCGGTAGTCTCGATGCGTTTGTGGCGACGATGAACGCCCGTGCTCGCGCGCTCGGGATGAACCATACTTTTTTTACCAATCCTGCCGGTTATGACCGGGGTATTTATGCCGGTAACCGTACGACGGCGAGGGATCTTATGATTCTGACGGAACGCGCGGTCAGGTATCCAGAGTTCAATGCGATTGCAAAACTGGACAGGGTTACTTTCAATGAGCTTTCCACTGGTAAGATTTACAGTCTTCATACTCACAACAAGCTCCTTGAACGTTATCCGTATTCTGTTGGTATCAAGACCGGTTATACCTCAATGGCAGGCCCCTGCCTTATTGCAAGGGCGTTGAGGGATGGTAAGGATATGCTCATTATCATGCTGGGCGCCCGGACGGATCGCTGGTCACTGGCGTCTACCATGTTCGATCAGGGCTTCGGGATTGATGCAGGCCCGGTTCAGGTTGCGGAAACTGCTGTGAAATCTCCCCGGAAGGTTGCTGTTGCCGCTCCGGAGGATTCTCATTCAAACGTGATCGCCAGGCGCGCCAGGGCGCTTGAGGCGCTGAGGCTCAAGGTCGAGAGCCGCCGTGACCAATCCGCAGTAACGGAGATTCGCGGAATGAGCATGGATATTCGTCCGTCAGGCGCGGCCTCTTCGGTAAAAGCCCGCCTGGAAAAGCGGAAAGCTTGTGCGGCCATCAAATCGCGCGGCAAGTCAAGTCGTGCTGACAGGATAGCGCTCAAGGCGAGCAAGAAAGCTTCGGCCAGGAAGCAACAGCTCGCAAAGGCGAAAGAGCGCAATCTCAAGAATAGAGTCGCGCTGAAATCTGCGAAGAAGAGTGAGTCTCGCAAAGTGGCTCTCAAGTCGGCCAACAAGGAGCGTCATGCGATCAAGATGGCTCGAAAGGGCGCTGCCAGGCGTTCGACTGCCGATGCAAAATCGGCAAAAAGCCGCAGCGGGAAAGAAGGGCTTTCTCTGTCGGAGAAAGCCGATCGTTCTCCGAATGGGTGA
- a CDS encoding acyl-CoA thioesterase, with protein sequence MFTHTFEVPGSSIDGYGHVSNIEYLRWMQDVATAHTASEGWTLDRYRKSRAIWVVRRHSIDYLMPAYAGDRLDLHTWIEWVRDCQSVRRYLLTREGESRAFARAETLWVCVDPESGPPKRVLEDFIQAFELVVGGEAEALRIVGKTPESAS encoded by the coding sequence GTGTTTACCCATACCTTTGAAGTTCCCGGATCGTCGATCGACGGGTACGGGCATGTCAGCAATATCGAATATCTCCGGTGGATGCAGGATGTCGCCACCGCTCATACCGCTTCCGAAGGCTGGACGCTCGACCGTTACCGGAAAAGCCGTGCCATATGGGTCGTTCGCCGCCATTCCATTGATTATCTGATGCCCGCATATGCCGGTGACCGGCTTGATCTGCACACCTGGATCGAGTGGGTCAGGGATTGTCAGTCGGTGCGCCGCTATTTGTTGACCAGAGAGGGAGAATCGCGTGCTTTCGCCAGAGCTGAAACCCTCTGGGTGTGTGTCGATCCGGAGTCAGGACCCCCGAAACGGGTGCTGGAAGACTTCATTCAGGCTTTTGAGCTGGTCGTCGGTGGCGAGGCCGAAGCGCTTCGTATCGTCGGCAAAACGCCCGAATCAGCAAGCTGA
- a CDS encoding Dabb family protein: protein MVKHIVMWRLCDEAHGNSAEVNACLIKEKLEALSDRIPGLLSIEVGLDFSRTDSSADVVLYSEFVNKTALETYQSHPEHEALKLFIGGATRERRLVDYEC, encoded by the coding sequence ATGGTTAAGCATATCGTGATGTGGCGTCTCTGCGACGAGGCGCATGGCAATAGCGCTGAAGTCAATGCCTGTCTCATCAAGGAAAAGCTCGAAGCGTTATCCGACAGAATTCCCGGACTGCTTTCGATAGAAGTGGGACTCGACTTCAGCCGTACCGACAGCTCTGCAGATGTGGTTCTCTATTCGGAATTCGTCAACAAGACAGCGCTTGAAACCTACCAGAGTCATCCCGAACACGAAGCCCTCAAACTCTTCATCGGCGGTGCAACGCGCGAAAGGCGATTGGTGGATTACGAGTGCTGA
- a CDS encoding 4Fe-4S binding protein, which yields MALYITEECTYCGACEPECPTNAISAGSEIYVIDAASCNECAGFADAPACVAVCPAECIVQG from the coding sequence ATGGCACTGTATATCACCGAAGAATGCACCTACTGCGGTGCTTGCGAACCCGAATGCCCGACCAACGCTATCTCCGCTGGCAGCGAGATCTACGTTATCGATGCCGCATCCTGCAACGAGTGCGCCGGTTTTGCTGACGCTCCTGCTTGCGTTGCTGTCTGCCCGGCAGAGTGCATCGTTCAGGGCTGA
- a CDS encoding 4Fe-4S binding protein, which yields MAHRITDECTYCGACEPECPVSAISAGDSIYVIDENVCVDCIGYHDEPACVAVCPVDCIFKV from the coding sequence ATGGCACACCGTATTACCGATGAATGCACCTACTGTGGAGCCTGCGAGCCGGAATGTCCGGTCAGCGCGATCTCCGCAGGCGACTCTATTTACGTGATCGACGAGAATGTATGCGTGGATTGTATCGGCTATCACGACGAGCCTGCCTGTGTAGCCGTCTGTCCGGTGGACTGCATTTTCAAGGTATAA
- a CDS encoding PhoH family protein, which translates to MTEKTIEFEGIEPVIVFGPYDSYLKKVREAFPDIRINARGAKITIGGDEPDLTAIEKIFREIIFLADQHGEVLENDVNALVSLALSPVSRPSAALSGDKDVIVETKDYVVKAKTDGQRRMVAEAAGNDIVFAIGPAGTGKTYTAVAIAVSAWKAKKIKRIVLARPAVEAGESLGFLPGDLAQKIDPYLRPLYDALQDMLTAEKLKFLTERRVIEIVPLAYMRGRTLNNSFIILDEAQNASSKQMMMCLTRLGVNSKAIITGDVTQVDLPKEMESGLMNAQKILKGIKGISFVFLDKSDVVRHRLVKDIINAYEHHEKGLRHVAPKETEL; encoded by the coding sequence TTGACTGAAAAAACGATCGAATTCGAAGGGATCGAACCCGTCATCGTTTTCGGGCCATACGACAGCTATCTGAAAAAAGTTCGTGAAGCTTTCCCCGATATTCGCATCAACGCGCGAGGTGCGAAAATCACCATCGGCGGTGACGAACCCGATCTGACCGCCATTGAAAAGATTTTCAGGGAGATCATCTTTCTGGCCGACCAGCACGGCGAAGTACTGGAAAACGATGTCAACGCCCTCGTCAGTCTGGCGCTCTCACCGGTCTCCCGACCATCGGCAGCCCTTTCCGGAGACAAGGACGTGATCGTCGAAACAAAGGATTACGTCGTCAAGGCCAAAACCGACGGGCAGCGCCGGATGGTCGCCGAAGCCGCCGGAAACGATATCGTCTTCGCCATCGGCCCGGCAGGTACAGGAAAGACTTACACGGCTGTCGCCATCGCGGTGTCTGCGTGGAAAGCGAAAAAAATCAAACGCATCGTGCTTGCCCGCCCAGCGGTTGAGGCTGGCGAGAGCCTCGGATTCCTGCCCGGCGACCTTGCCCAGAAGATCGATCCGTACCTGAGACCACTCTACGACGCGCTTCAGGACATGCTGACCGCCGAAAAGCTCAAGTTCCTCACCGAGCGCCGGGTCATCGAAATCGTGCCGCTTGCCTACATGCGCGGACGCACACTGAACAACTCGTTCATCATCCTCGACGAGGCCCAGAACGCGTCGAGCAAACAGATGATGATGTGCCTGACAAGGCTTGGGGTCAACTCGAAAGCGATCATCACCGGCGACGTCACCCAGGTTGACCTGCCGAAAGAGATGGAGTCGGGACTGATGAACGCCCAGAAAATCCTCAAGGGAATCAAAGGCATCAGCTTCGTGTTCCTCGACAAGTCGGACGTAGTACGCCATCGCCTCGTCAAGGACATCATCAACGCCTACGAACATCACGAAAAGGGGCTGCGGCACGTCGCCCCGAAAGAGACGGAACTTTGA
- the rfaD gene encoding ADP-glyceromanno-heptose 6-epimerase — MIIITGGAGFIGSAMLWELNRNGTNEVLIVDDLGRASEGRWLNLRGLRYTDFIHKDDLSDLLEHDRLPKIDAVIHMGAISSTTEQDANLLLRNNYEYSKMLASWCARKDARFIYASSAATFGDGSEGYSDGIEALDRLRPLNMYGYSKHLFDCWALRNGILEKAAGLKFFNVYGPNEYHKEDMTSVVFKAFHQIGDNGKVRLFRSHNPQYADGEQMRDFVYVKDCTRIMLWLLETPSATGLFNIGTGQARSFRDLVTATFTAMERPVSIEFIDMPETIRDKYQYYTCADSAHLRQAGYTGQMTPLEEGVRDYVQNYLSKPAPHLDTSTLGRQ, encoded by the coding sequence ATGATTATCATAACCGGCGGCGCCGGCTTCATCGGAAGCGCCATGCTCTGGGAGCTCAACCGCAACGGCACCAATGAGGTACTCATCGTCGATGACCTCGGAAGAGCGTCCGAGGGGAGATGGCTCAACCTCAGGGGTCTCCGCTACACCGATTTCATCCACAAGGACGACCTGTCCGACCTGCTCGAACACGACCGCCTCCCCAAAATCGACGCCGTGATTCACATGGGAGCCATCAGCTCCACCACCGAACAGGACGCCAACCTTCTGCTTCGCAACAACTACGAATACTCGAAGATGCTCGCTTCATGGTGCGCCAGAAAGGATGCGCGTTTCATCTACGCCTCCAGCGCGGCAACCTTCGGTGATGGCTCCGAAGGATACAGTGACGGCATCGAGGCGCTCGACCGGCTCAGGCCACTCAACATGTACGGCTACTCGAAGCATCTGTTCGACTGCTGGGCACTGCGCAACGGCATCCTTGAAAAAGCGGCGGGGCTCAAGTTCTTTAACGTCTACGGTCCCAACGAATATCACAAAGAGGACATGACCAGCGTCGTCTTCAAGGCGTTCCACCAGATCGGCGACAATGGCAAGGTAAGGCTCTTCAGATCGCACAATCCCCAGTACGCCGATGGTGAGCAGATGCGGGACTTCGTCTATGTGAAGGATTGCACGCGAATCATGCTATGGCTGCTCGAAACGCCCTCGGCAACGGGACTGTTCAACATCGGCACCGGACAGGCGCGCAGCTTCAGGGATCTGGTCACGGCGACTTTTACGGCAATGGAGCGCCCCGTCAGCATCGAGTTTATCGATATGCCCGAAACGATTCGGGACAAATACCAGTATTATACCTGTGCGGACTCCGCCCATCTCAGGCAAGCTGGCTACACCGGCCAGATGACGCCGCTCGAAGAGGGAGTGCGAGATTATGTGCAGAACTATCTGAGCAAGCCCGCGCCGCATCTGGATACATCGACTCTTGGACGGCAATAA